From the genome of Lysobacterales bacterium, one region includes:
- a CDS encoding GntP family permease yields the protein MSLLGLLLGLALLMVLTMRGMNLFLASALCAVLVALTGGVALLPALAADGAPNALNAYMQGFSGFIANWFFMFLLGAVFGKLMEDSGAADSVARWITGHLGVQRAALAIVAACAVLTYGGVSLFVVAFSVYPMALSLFRQADLPRRFIPATLAFGSVTFTMTSAGSPEIQNWIPVEHLGTTHLAAWQASAVVAVFMAVSGYAWLAWMLRRARARGERFEARANDPAVPDRALPSPLLSSLPLVVVLALAFAFHDRLGTAALIVALGGGCLAAWLLQWRHVRDAGAAFTAGSVGALVAIGNTAAVVGFGAVARVVPGFGQVVDFVTHLPGGGLVSAAVAVSLIAGMTGSASGGQAIALPILAPHFLAQGVNPEQLHRVVAISSGCLDSLPHNGYVVTTIRAICGESHRAAYGAMAALTVVVPLVGLVLCLGLFALGM from the coding sequence ATGAGCCTGCTCGGCCTGCTGCTCGGCCTGGCCCTGCTCATGGTCCTGACCATGCGCGGCATGAACCTGTTCCTGGCCAGCGCGCTGTGCGCGGTGCTGGTCGCGCTGACCGGCGGCGTCGCCCTGCTGCCGGCGCTCGCCGCGGACGGCGCCCCGAACGCCCTGAATGCCTATATGCAGGGGTTCTCGGGCTTCATCGCGAACTGGTTCTTCATGTTCCTGCTGGGCGCGGTGTTCGGCAAGCTGATGGAGGATTCCGGGGCCGCCGACAGCGTCGCGCGCTGGATCACCGGCCATCTCGGGGTGCAGCGTGCCGCGTTGGCCATCGTCGCCGCCTGTGCGGTGCTGACCTACGGCGGCGTCAGCCTGTTCGTGGTCGCCTTCTCGGTGTATCCGATGGCGCTCAGCCTGTTCCGGCAGGCCGACTTGCCGCGCCGGTTCATCCCGGCGACCCTCGCGTTCGGGTCGGTGACCTTCACGATGACCTCGGCCGGTTCGCCGGAAATCCAGAACTGGATCCCGGTCGAGCACCTGGGCACCACCCACCTTGCGGCCTGGCAGGCCAGTGCCGTGGTCGCGGTGTTCATGGCGGTCAGCGGCTATGCCTGGCTGGCCTGGATGCTGCGTCGCGCCCGCGCGCGCGGCGAGCGGTTCGAGGCCCGCGCGAACGACCCGGCGGTGCCGGACCGCGCCCTGCCCTCGCCGCTGCTGTCCAGCCTGCCCCTGGTGGTGGTGCTGGCGCTGGCCTTCGCCTTTCACGACCGTCTGGGCACGGCGGCACTGATCGTCGCACTGGGCGGCGGCTGCCTGGCCGCATGGCTGTTGCAATGGCGCCACGTCCGCGATGCCGGCGCCGCCTTCACCGCCGGCAGCGTCGGCGCCCTGGTGGCGATCGGCAACACGGCCGCGGTGGTCGGTTTCGGCGCGGTGGCGCGGGTCGTTCCCGGCTTTGGGCAGGTGGTCGACTTCGTCACCCACCTGCCCGGCGGCGGCCTGGTCAGCGCCGCGGTTGCGGTCAGTCTGATCGCCGGCATGACCGGCTCGGCGTCCGGCGGCCAGGCGATCGCGCTGCCCATCCTGGCGCCCCATTTCCTGGCCCAGGGCGTCAACCCGGAACAGCTGCACCGGGTCGTGGCGATCTCGTCGGGCTGCCTGGACTCGCTGCCGCACAACGGCTACGTGGTGACCACCATCCGTGCGATCTGCGGCGAGAGCCACCGCGCCGCGTACGGTGCCATGGCCGCGCTCACCGTGGTCGTGCCGCTGGTCGGCCTGGTGCTCTGCCTGGGCCTGTTCGCGCTCGGCATGTAG
- a CDS encoding TonB-dependent receptor, protein MSTPRLNRLSAALLIALFATPMAVVAQEDTSEERSPQARDATRLDAVTVTARRRAEDIQKIPVSVTAFDREDLRELQARNLDGLQGAVPNANIVQGRGSASSVNAFIRGIGQPDALQTFDPGVGIYVDDVYYSRIQGGLFSLYDIERIEVLRGPQGTLYGKNSTGGAIKLVTRQPSDTPMFDAEFTAGDFGRLEGRYYGSTPLSDTVGASVAAVLGRNHGYVRDEVSNARYNDDDNRAIRFKLAGTPSERFRWTASFDFTKQDNELSLGNPEAPLVQSDLVLGPVILRLPDAGEYDFRSRTSFQPGQRQQLEHTGGSFSFDWRLSDAWTLKSISAARQLETSFFIDIDASEFQLGDVLVQLDQDQHSQELQFQYDAGGDLQAVFGLYYLKENVPSHQEAYANDFLALAGAPIDFLRTIDDDLSTTSQAVFGQATWQFAPTWSLSAGLRYTRESKDYFRTTSTFSRVLPVLNGTFAFEIDDSWSALTPSLSLEKSFTENMLGYMSASRGFKSGGFNGRANSASEVSTFDPEYVWTYEAGLKTSTADRRLVGNVSVFQSDYKDFQARVSEVQNPGAPIPTFAFPVLNAAELTIRGIEFEGVAVIGEGTRLSAQVGWLDAKYDRFDDPRVDLNPALADLHANVPFSPDWTARLAATQTFFLGNGSSFTLGGDVSYRGETWLSVDNREVLSQRAYTLVGLSGTWDSPEGRWQLRSGVRNLTDKVYKVDGQEFSSVGNIQTAYYGWPRHWYVAARYSFF, encoded by the coding sequence ATGTCCACGCCCCGCTTGAACCGCCTGTCCGCCGCCCTGCTGATCGCCCTGTTCGCCACGCCGATGGCCGTGGTCGCCCAGGAGGACACGTCCGAGGAGCGCAGCCCGCAGGCGCGCGACGCGACCCGCCTCGACGCGGTCACCGTCACCGCCCGGCGGCGCGCCGAGGACATCCAGAAGATCCCGGTCTCGGTCACCGCTTTCGACCGCGAGGACCTGCGCGAGCTGCAGGCGCGCAACCTGGACGGGCTGCAGGGCGCGGTGCCCAACGCCAACATCGTGCAGGGACGCGGTTCCGCGTCCAGCGTCAACGCCTTCATCCGCGGCATCGGCCAGCCCGACGCCCTGCAGACCTTCGACCCGGGCGTCGGCATCTACGTCGACGACGTCTACTACTCGCGCATCCAGGGCGGCCTGTTCAGCCTGTACGACATCGAGCGGATCGAGGTGCTGCGCGGACCCCAGGGCACGCTGTACGGGAAGAACTCCACCGGTGGAGCGATCAAGCTGGTGACCCGGCAGCCCTCGGATACCCCGATGTTCGACGCCGAGTTCACCGCCGGCGACTTCGGCCGCCTGGAGGGCCGCTACTACGGCTCGACCCCCCTCAGCGACACCGTCGGTGCCAGCGTCGCGGCGGTGCTTGGACGCAACCACGGCTACGTCCGGGACGAGGTCAGCAACGCCCGCTACAACGACGACGACAACCGCGCGATCCGCTTCAAGCTCGCCGGCACGCCGTCGGAACGCTTCCGGTGGACGGCGAGCTTCGATTTCACCAAGCAGGACAACGAGCTCAGCCTGGGCAACCCCGAGGCGCCGCTGGTGCAGTCCGACCTGGTGCTGGGACCGGTGATCCTGCGCCTGCCCGATGCCGGCGAGTACGATTTCCGCTCGCGCACCTCGTTCCAGCCGGGTCAGCGCCAGCAGCTCGAACACACCGGAGGGTCGTTCTCGTTCGACTGGCGCCTGTCCGATGCCTGGACGCTCAAGAGCATCTCTGCGGCGCGCCAGCTGGAGACTTCGTTCTTCATCGACATCGATGCGTCCGAGTTCCAGCTGGGCGACGTGCTGGTGCAGCTCGACCAGGACCAGCACAGCCAGGAGCTGCAGTTCCAGTACGACGCCGGCGGCGACCTGCAGGCGGTGTTCGGCCTGTACTACCTGAAGGAGAACGTACCCTCCCACCAGGAGGCCTATGCCAACGACTTCCTGGCGTTGGCCGGTGCGCCGATCGATTTCCTGCGCACCATCGACGACGACCTCAGCACCACCAGCCAGGCGGTGTTCGGTCAGGCGACCTGGCAGTTCGCGCCGACCTGGTCGCTGAGCGCCGGCCTGCGCTACACCCGCGAAAGCAAGGACTATTTCCGGACCACCAGCACGTTCTCCCGCGTGCTGCCGGTCCTGAACGGCACCTTCGCCTTCGAGATCGACGACTCCTGGTCGGCGCTGACGCCCTCGCTGAGCCTGGAGAAGTCGTTCACCGAGAACATGCTCGGCTACATGTCGGCCAGCCGCGGCTTCAAGTCCGGCGGCTTCAACGGCCGCGCCAATTCGGCCAGCGAGGTCAGCACCTTCGATCCGGAGTACGTGTGGACCTACGAGGCTGGCCTCAAGACCAGCACGGCCGATCGCCGGCTGGTCGGCAACGTGTCGGTGTTCCAGAGCGACTACAAGGATTTCCAGGCGCGCGTGTCCGAAGTGCAGAATCCCGGCGCGCCGATCCCGACCTTCGCGTTCCCGGTGCTCAACGCCGCCGAGCTGACCATCCGCGGCATCGAGTTCGAGGGCGTCGCCGTGATCGGCGAAGGCACCCGCCTGAGCGCCCAGGTCGGCTGGCTGGACGCCAAGTACGACCGCTTCGACGATCCGCGCGTGGACCTCAACCCGGCGCTCGCCGACCTGCACGCCAACGTGCCGTTCTCGCCGGACTGGACGGCGCGCCTGGCCGCCACCCAGACCTTCTTCCTGGGCAACGGCAGCAGCTTCACGCTGGGCGGGGACGTCTCCTACCGTGGCGAGACCTGGCTCAGCGTCGACAACCGCGAGGTGCTCAGCCAGCGCGCCTACACCCTGGTCGGCCTGTCCGGTACCTGGGACTCGCCCGAAGGCCGCTGGCAGCTCCG